A single genomic interval of Haloterrigena salifodinae harbors:
- a CDS encoding heavy metal translocating P-type ATPase has translation MSETRTDRERCRLCGTALEESPGEPVADARADGPFCSTGCRDIAADLGVDEGGADGTVGADKTLDDERPADLERSFFRIDGMHSAQCEAYLESVAEGRDGVADAAASYVTETVRVDHDPNRIGTEALEDALSTTGYTAYRREEAAEDDDAAGDESTTRRSREMQGVRKRRSENVLEVRYIVGIVFGSFLLVPYVTTFYPMYLAAFTDYWLFEQFAQQFNSYEVSLYAPLFMGMTGAILYLTGRPLLRGAYVSLKLREPSTHLLATLTIVAAYAAGAVAFVRGGPDLYFDLTILVAAIVMGAIFYEETVKRDALNRLTDLTISQVGTARVLDADGATREVPIADVAADDRLLVRAGERIPVDGRLAEGTCTVDEAVVTGESLPVSKTDGDPVIGGSVVTDGAAIVAVDDETTSSIDRLTRTVWNLQSADHGVQRRADALAGTALPIVVAAAVIAGLAALVVDGTAVGIAAAVCLALIAASPWAFAFATPISIASSIRDALERGIVIFDESVFERLREIDIVVFDKTGTLTTGEMTVLEADAPEDLLRAAAAVERRASHPAAAAIANAFGDSADTTSDARTDGGVVDDAEDAIDGEGGAESGTVREFERHATGVEGLVDGRRLLAGHPELFRERGWELEDGLTDRIAEARDAGHLPVVVGRDGHAEGVIVVGDEPREGWAETVTALADEGVDVVVLTGDDGSAAANFRGHSGVTRVFANVPPAGKTAAIRRLRTEGHVAMVGDGTNDAPALAAADLGLSLGGGTALAADAADLAIVEDDLAAVERAFALARAARRRVVQNLGLALGYNAIVIPVALAGLLNPVVTTGALAVTGLAIAGNSLRELVGDE, from the coding sequence GTGAGCGAAACGCGAACGGACCGGGAACGGTGTCGCCTCTGTGGAACCGCGCTCGAGGAGTCGCCCGGCGAGCCGGTGGCGGACGCGAGAGCCGACGGGCCGTTCTGCTCGACGGGGTGTCGGGATATCGCCGCGGATCTCGGCGTCGACGAGGGCGGCGCGGACGGGACGGTCGGCGCGGACAAGACGCTCGATGACGAGCGTCCCGCGGACCTCGAGCGGTCGTTCTTCCGGATCGACGGGATGCACTCGGCGCAGTGCGAGGCGTACCTCGAGTCGGTCGCCGAGGGTCGCGACGGCGTCGCGGATGCGGCGGCCAGTTACGTCACTGAGACGGTCCGCGTCGATCACGACCCCAATCGGATCGGGACCGAGGCGCTCGAGGACGCGCTGAGCACGACCGGATACACGGCCTACCGCCGCGAGGAGGCGGCCGAGGACGACGACGCGGCGGGCGACGAGAGCACGACCCGCCGGTCGCGCGAGATGCAGGGAGTCCGGAAGCGCCGCTCAGAGAACGTCCTCGAGGTGCGCTACATCGTCGGGATCGTCTTCGGCTCGTTCCTGCTGGTGCCGTACGTCACGACGTTCTACCCGATGTACCTCGCCGCGTTCACCGACTACTGGCTGTTCGAACAGTTCGCACAGCAGTTCAACAGCTACGAGGTCAGCCTCTACGCCCCGCTGTTCATGGGGATGACCGGCGCTATTCTCTACTTAACCGGCCGGCCGCTCCTGCGGGGGGCGTACGTGAGCCTGAAGCTCCGCGAGCCGAGCACGCACCTGCTGGCGACGCTGACCATCGTGGCCGCCTACGCCGCCGGGGCGGTCGCATTCGTCCGCGGCGGGCCGGATCTCTACTTCGACCTGACGATCCTCGTCGCCGCGATCGTGATGGGTGCGATCTTCTACGAGGAGACGGTCAAACGCGACGCCCTGAACCGGCTGACCGACCTCACGATCTCGCAGGTCGGCACGGCCCGGGTCCTCGATGCCGACGGGGCGACGCGGGAGGTGCCGATCGCGGACGTCGCGGCCGACGACCGCCTGCTCGTTCGCGCGGGCGAGCGCATCCCAGTCGATGGCCGCCTCGCCGAGGGGACGTGTACCGTCGACGAGGCGGTCGTCACCGGCGAGTCGCTGCCGGTTTCGAAGACCGACGGCGATCCGGTGATCGGCGGTTCGGTCGTCACCGACGGCGCCGCGATCGTCGCCGTCGACGACGAGACGACGAGCAGCATCGACCGACTGACGCGGACCGTCTGGAACCTCCAGAGCGCGGACCACGGCGTCCAGCGCCGGGCCGACGCGCTCGCCGGCACCGCGCTCCCGATCGTCGTCGCTGCGGCCGTCATCGCGGGGCTGGCCGCCCTCGTCGTCGACGGGACCGCGGTCGGAATCGCAGCGGCCGTCTGCCTGGCGCTCATCGCCGCGAGCCCGTGGGCGTTCGCGTTCGCGACGCCGATATCGATCGCCTCGAGCATCCGCGACGCCCTCGAGCGCGGGATCGTCATCTTCGACGAGAGCGTCTTCGAACGCCTGCGCGAGATCGACATCGTCGTCTTCGACAAGACCGGGACGCTGACGACCGGCGAGATGACCGTCCTCGAGGCCGACGCGCCCGAGGACCTCCTGCGGGCCGCCGCCGCGGTCGAACGCCGGGCTTCGCATCCGGCGGCCGCGGCGATCGCGAACGCCTTCGGCGACTCGGCGGACACTACGTCAGACGCTCGAACTGACGGCGGCGTCGTCGACGACGCCGAGGACGCCATAGACGGCGAGGGCGGCGCCGAATCCGGAACGGTCCGGGAGTTCGAGCGCCACGCCACCGGCGTCGAGGGACTCGTCGACGGGCGGCGACTCCTCGCCGGCCACCCCGAACTCTTCCGGGAGCGGGGCTGGGAGCTCGAGGACGGACTGACGGACCGCATCGCCGAGGCGCGGGACGCCGGTCACTTGCCCGTCGTTGTCGGTCGGGACGGTCACGCGGAGGGCGTCATCGTCGTCGGCGACGAGCCTCGAGAGGGGTGGGCGGAGACGGTGACGGCGCTGGCCGACGAGGGCGTCGACGTCGTGGTTCTCACCGGCGACGACGGCTCGGCGGCGGCCAACTTCCGGGGGCACTCGGGCGTCACGCGAGTCTTCGCGAATGTTCCACCCGCAGGCAAGACAGCAGCGATCCGCCGGCTGCGAACCGAGGGTCACGTGGCGATGGTCGGCGACGGGACTAACGACGCGCCGGCGCTGGCGGCGGCGGATCTGGGACTCTCGCTGGGCGGCGGGACGGCGCTGGCCGCCGACGCGGCCGACCTCGCGATCGTCGAGGACGACCTCGCCGCGGTCGAGCGCGCGTTCGCCCTCGCGCGGGCCGCCCGCCGTCGGGTCGTCCAGAATCTCGGCCTGGCGCTGGGCTACAACGCGATCGTGATCCCCGTCGCGCTGGCGGGCCTGTTGAATCCGGTCGTCACGACCGGCGCGCTGGCCGTCACCGGGCTGGCGATCGCCGGCAACTCGCTCCGCGAACTGGTCGGCGACGAGTGA
- a CDS encoding restriction endonuclease: MAILDDLSGYEFEDLMEDVFRHCGYENVRQSRRTADEGRDILMEEVVDGRRRAVVVECKHTGTVSRPVIQKLHSAVATYDYDGPVRGMVVTTGRFTEPARDYAANLGSNREGGIELLDGRDLREIGTEIGLDLYNGRIEILCEEALRPTHPTAGRDAPVFEAVREIENLEAATIPTPETTVALEPTVTVRATTDATFETSVGVIHRIDETTGLVIRADRDEPRVATGDVRDLAANRSASRIDLEAADLESTFDDVERHRFGQTETEYKEWTVDRLRQAQTATVHYTGDNNVDYEKTCTPSRSDISVRDIDPVYVPHVRSRLSLGEYDYWYAYRAAGPSRATTRNDLQECVHCETAGASETYTYCDNCGSVNCEEHTKAERLEGDPVCTGCAVTERFALETKYFYDETNLEAFREEYAAMPVHEKAMENVPLAVGSVLCALLAAFFVASSIGLV, translated from the coding sequence ATGGCGATACTCGACGACCTCTCGGGCTACGAGTTCGAGGACCTGATGGAGGACGTGTTTCGACACTGCGGCTACGAGAACGTTCGACAGTCGCGGCGGACGGCCGACGAGGGACGGGACATCCTGATGGAGGAAGTCGTCGACGGCCGCCGCCGGGCGGTCGTCGTCGAGTGCAAGCACACGGGGACCGTCAGCCGGCCGGTCATCCAGAAACTCCACTCGGCGGTCGCGACCTACGACTACGACGGGCCGGTCCGCGGGATGGTCGTGACGACCGGTCGGTTTACCGAGCCCGCACGCGACTACGCCGCGAACCTGGGGTCGAACCGGGAGGGCGGCATCGAACTCCTCGACGGACGGGACCTCCGGGAGATCGGCACGGAGATCGGTCTGGATCTCTACAACGGTCGGATCGAGATTCTCTGCGAGGAAGCGCTCCGGCCGACCCACCCCACCGCCGGCCGGGACGCCCCGGTCTTCGAGGCCGTCCGCGAAATCGAGAACCTCGAGGCCGCGACGATTCCGACGCCCGAGACGACGGTCGCGCTCGAGCCGACGGTTACCGTCCGCGCGACGACAGACGCGACGTTCGAGACCTCCGTCGGCGTCATCCACCGGATCGACGAGACGACCGGCCTCGTGATCCGCGCCGACCGCGACGAGCCGCGGGTCGCGACCGGCGACGTTCGCGACCTCGCCGCCAACCGCTCGGCGTCCCGCATCGACCTCGAGGCGGCCGACCTCGAGTCGACCTTCGACGACGTCGAACGCCACCGGTTCGGGCAAACTGAAACCGAGTACAAGGAGTGGACCGTCGACCGCCTCCGGCAGGCGCAGACGGCGACGGTCCACTACACGGGCGACAACAACGTCGACTACGAAAAGACCTGCACGCCGAGCCGTTCGGACATCTCGGTCCGAGATATCGACCCCGTTTACGTTCCGCACGTCCGGTCTCGCCTCTCGCTGGGCGAGTACGACTACTGGTACGCCTACCGCGCCGCCGGCCCCTCGCGGGCGACCACGCGAAACGACCTTCAGGAGTGCGTCCACTGCGAGACGGCGGGCGCGAGCGAGACCTACACCTACTGCGACAACTGCGGGAGCGTCAACTGCGAGGAGCACACGAAAGCAGAGCGACTCGAGGGCGACCCCGTCTGTACCGGCTGTGCCGTCACCGAGCGGTTCGCGCTCGAGACGAAGTACTTCTACGACGAGACGAACCTCGAGGCCTTCCGCGAGGAGTACGCGGCCATGCCGGTCCACGAGAAGGCTATGGAGAACGTCCCGCTGGCCGTCGGAAGCGTTCTCTGTGCGCTGCTCGCGGCGTTCTTCGTTGCGAGTTCGATCGGGCTCGTCTAG